A stretch of the Lolium perenne isolate Kyuss_39 chromosome 3, Kyuss_2.0, whole genome shotgun sequence genome encodes the following:
- the LOC127339159 gene encoding uncharacterized protein, which produces MDRSWIQGTRFTTEYLKGVEDFMAVVRENFRENQDILCPCRDCKNLHHQSQSLVEEHIQCAGMSNTYTRWIFHGESLSDDEGDKMEDVAYTSDDEGDDFDEDNRGDVSYMVDDLARSGRQGEGQPNLYSKLIEEAKKELYEGCSNFTRLSFIIKLLHVKSYGRITNRAFNLMLEVISAAFQHADIPKSYAAAKSVLHEVGLGYETIHVCRFDCALFWGNYANMTHCPECGTSRWRDTEGKKKVPHKVLRYFPIIPRLQRFFASKELSADARWHKEKRVVEQGVMRHPADGEAWKHFDSEYGRFAKDARNIRLGIATDGFNPFGNMSSSYSMWPVFVIPYNFPPWMCMDQSNFMMSLLIPGKKAPGKEFHVFMQPLIADMMKLWGNGVETYDAMTNDSFTLRAAFLWSIHDYPGLATLSGRSTRGYYACVHCDENPCYEPLKNKIGYVGHRRFLPTNHRFRRSKDFNGQVEKREKPRKFTKAEVLEKLEKVKDFKPGKYPGNKKRKRTEKDQPNWSQKVSLYDLPYWSNLKLAYNIDVMHVEKNICDNILGTLLEIEGKNKDTVNARIDLENIGIRKDLHLKPDGKGGKVKKKAEYNLTKENKKRFCEFLANLKFPDGYAANLARCVDLEACKVHGLKTHDCHILLQQVMPVALRGLVREDIYEAIAELGNFFRQLCSKTLRVDVLHRMKEDIPVILCKLERIFPPAFFDVMVHLAVHLPEEAILRGPVHYGWMYPIERRLGYLKGTVRNRAKPEGSIAEAYVVDECLSYCSRYLINIETRFNKEDRNKDGKRVASSDELTVFCTAAKGFGASKLNFYDSEYDQMVWYVLDNCREVEKYMEVYREELQIKGVTNIEQTLKKEFPAWFAKHIHNIGEQNVSEDLYSLSCGPDNRFRVYSACNVNGVRYHTLEREKHRRTQNSGIMVKGDDNGTEIVYYGVLKEIIELMYPKNKHGDRSVILFRCDWYDITNSKMTGLRDDGYFKSLNHKALRYKNDPFILARQADQVFYMEDTALGKDWKVVQTFSHRHLYDVPESETGDLNAVDAYQEDMAAAGFTMNNVDPLFQTFSRDDEEGTPVDPKIVAEMEKNAENNDEDSSTDEDEQDDDSGNASEHSSDDED; this is translated from the exons atggatcgaagttggatacAAGGAACTCGTTTCACAACAGAGTACTTGAAAGGTGTTGAGGATTTTATGGCTGTTGTtcgtgaaaatttcagagaaaatCAAGACATACTATGCCCATGTCGGGACTGCAAGAATCTGCATCACCAGAGCCAGTCACTTGTTGAGGAGCACATACAATGCGCTGGTATGTCCAACACATATACAAGATGGATCTTTCATGGTGAATCATTGAGTGATGATGAAGGGGATAAGATGGAGGACGTTGCATACACATCTGATGACGAGGGAGATGACTTTGATGAAGACAATCGAGGTGATGTTTCGTATATGGTAGATGATCTGGCTAGGTCTGGAAGGCAAGGTGAGGGTCAGCCAAACCTCTATTCCAAGCTAATTGAGGAAGCCAAGAAAGAACTTTACGAAGGATGCAGCAATTTCACACGACTATCATTCATTATTAAGCTTCTCCATGTCAAATCATACGGCCGGATTACAAACAGAGCATTCAATCTAATGCTTGAGGTGATCAGCGCGGCGTTTCAACATGCCGATATACCGAAGTCATATGCAGCAGCTAAGAGTGTTCTCCATGAagttgggcttggttatgagactATTCATGTATGCAGGTTTGATTGTGCATTGTTTTGGGGAAACTATGCCAACATGACCCATTGTCCTGAGTGCGGGACATCAAGATGGAGAGACACAGAGGGAAAGAAAAAGGTACCCCACAAGGTTCttaggtactttcctataatccCTAGGCTTCAAAGATTTTTCGCGTCAAAAGAACTCTCGGCAGATGCTAGGTGGCACAAGGAGAAGAGGGTTGTCGAACAAGGTGTTATGAGACACCCGGCTGATGGTGAAGCATGGAAGCACTTTGACAGTGAGTATGGTCGGTTTGCTAAAGATGCTCGTAACATTAGGCTTGGTATTGCCACCGATGGATTCAACCCCTTTGGAAACATGAGTAGTTCATATAGCATGTGGCCAGTTTTTGTCATCCCGTACAACTTCCCGCCGTGGATGTGCATGGACCAATCCAATTTCATGATGTCTTTGCTTATTCCCGGGAAAAAAGCACCTGGAAAGGAGTTCCATGTGTTTATGCAGCCGCTGATTGCAGATATGATGAAGCTTTGGGGAAACGGTGTGGAGACGTACGATGCAATGACCAATGATTCATTTACTTTGCGTGCTGCATTCTTGTGGTCGATTCATGATTACCCTGGACTGGCCACTCTATCAGGGCGTAGCACACGTGGTTATTATGCATGTGTGCATTGTGATGAGAACCCTTGCTACGAGCCTCTGAAAAACAAGATTGGTTATGTCGGGCATCGCAGATTTCTGCCTACTAATCACCGTTTCAGGAGAAGCAAGGATTTCAATGGGCAAGTTGAGAAAAGGGAGAAACCTCGGAAGTTCACGAAAGCCGAAGTGTTGGAGAAGTTAGAGAAAGTTAAGGATTTCAAACCAGGTAAGTATCCAGGAAATAAGAAGAGAAAGCGCACTGAGAAAGATCAACCAAACTGGAGTCAGAAGGTGAGCCTATATGATCTTCCATACTGGTCAAACCTGAAATTAGCATacaacattgatgtaatgcatgTTGAGAAGAACATCTGTGACAATATACTTGGGACTCTGCTGGAGATTGAGGGAAAGAATAAGGATACCGTAAATGCCAGGATAGATTTGGAGAATATAGGAATCAGGAAAGACCTTCACCTAAAACCCGATGGAAAGGGTGGAAAGGTGAAGAAAAAAGCAGAGTATAATCTTaccaaagaaaacaagaaaagatTTTGCGAGTTTTTAGCGAATTTGAAATTCCCAGATGGGTATGCTGCTAATCTAGCAAGATGTGTGGATCTTGAAGCATGTAAAGTGCATGGGTTGAAGACCCATGACTGCCACATACTGTTGCAGCAAGTCATGCCGGTTGCACTAAGAGGGCTTGTGAGAGAGGACATATATGAGGCCATTGCAGAACTAGGTAATTTTTTCAGGCAGTTGTGCTCAAAAACTCTTAGAGTTGATGTGCTTCACCGGATGAAGGAGGATATTCCTGTAATTCTTTGCAAGCTCGAGAGGATTTTTCCACCCGCCTTCTTTGATGTCATGGTTCATTTAGCTGTTCACCTACCCGAAGAGGCAATTTTAAGGGGACCAGTGCATTATGGGTGGATGTATCCAATAGAAAGAAGGCTTGGGTACCTAAAGGGAACTGTTCGTAACAGAGCAAAGCCCGAAGGGtcaattgcagaggcatatgtcgTGGATGAGTGCTTGTCCTACTGCTCTAGATATCTGATAAatattgagacaagatttaacaaagaagaTAGGAACAAGGATGGGAAGAGGGTTGCTTCTTCTGATGAATTGACAGTTTTTTGTACTGCTGCAAAAGGTTTTGGGGCGTCAAAGCTCAATTTTTATGATAGTGAGTACGACcaaatggtttggtatgtgcttgATAATTGTCGTGAAGTAGAGAAGTACATGGA AGTTTACCGAGAAGAATTACAAATTAAAGGTGTGACTAACATTGAACAGACACTAAAGAAGGAATTCCCTGCATGGTTTGCGAAACAT ATTCATAATATAGGAGAGCAAAACGTTTCAGAGGATTTGTACTCACTATCGTGTGGCCCAGACAATCGTTTTCGAGTGTACTCTGCCTGCAATGTGAATGGTGTTCGGTATCACACTTTGGAACGTGAGAAGCATAGAAGAACTCAAAATTCAGGCATCATGGTAAAGGGAGATGATAATGGTACAGAGATTGTGTACTATGGTGTTCTTAAGGAAATTATTGAGTTGATGTACCCGAAAAACAAGCATGGAGATAGGTCAGTCATTTTGTTTCGTTGTGATTGGTATGATATTACAAACAGCAAGATGACCGGGTTGAGGGATGATGGGTACTTCAAAAGTCTGAATCATAAGGCTCTTCGGTACAAGAATGATCCCTTCATATTGGCTCGTCAAGCGGACCAAGTGTTTTACATGGAGGACACAGCTCTTGGAAAAGACTGGAAGGTGGTGCAGACTTTCAGTCATAGACACTTGTATGATGTTCCTGAATCAGAGACAGGTGATCTCAATGCTGTAGATGCATACCAAGAAGATATGGCAGCGGCCGGTTTTACTATGAACAATGTTGATCCGCTGTTTCAAACTTTTAGTCGTGATGATGAAGAAGGCACGCCTGTAGATCCTAAAATTGTTGCTGAGATGGAGAAGAATGCCGAGAACAATGATGAAGATAGTTCCACTGACGAGGATGAACAGGATGACGACAGTGGGAACGCAAGTGAGCATTCAAGTGATGATGAAGATTAG
- the LOC127339160 gene encoding uncharacterized protein, whose protein sequence is MAATPEYEKNRLARIARRKAEEAGPLANIRNIASQLLYGQNTKDKQRHKGDDGGSGSEYEPNDDEEADDGDEVSGEEEHEPTVHMSKEKENQPSTKPQGRKRARSKTTVPTTTRTTRASASRLNQTDHTSPNDDTSAHRTSKDSNSPQADTEMQHSQDMTNILRQIDNSDTLRGQDALVCSNGPTNPKTSMRVKRRPTMGQGLDDYAKRNGGMKMKIDFSAGRVRPLDPVQAAKLASQCGVHVRSNIMHVATHWNDYSKEDLAHHIPKAIGHVAKNFEMDPKDEVSKGVCTKILQKGVRQQRYILKRDYFNGRTREEALSRKPPKVSQHNWETLVNKWSDERNKKICAKNKENREGVKHHQTTGSRSYPSHFHQLKKDKYNNEDPSPIEFFKETHTNRKTGCMSTAALEAYTDMENKRSEALEHPVSGTHIVAEVLKEHSSSSTFLSTMGYQSRSGRSRTSASEERVRELEGKVEQQKIEAIEANAMYQQQLNERGKTQEAALGEMQRKQQEELVAMKKIQEEKNKAYEKKQAEQDSLISFLLRKHATQN, encoded by the exons ATGGCCGCAACTCCAGAGTATGAGAAAAACAGGTTGGCAAGGATTGCGAGGCGCAAGGCTGAGGAGGCAGGGCCTCTTGCAAACATACGGAACATAGCTAGTCAACTGCTATATGGCCAGAATACAAAAGACAAACAGAGGCACAAAGGTGATGACGGTGGTAGTGGCTCCGAATATGAGCCAAATGATGATGAGGAGGCTGATGATGGCGATGAGGTTTCTGGAGAAGAGGAGCATGAGCCAACTGTACATATGTCAAAGGAAAAG GAAAATCAACCTTCGACAAAGCCACAAGGAAGAAAGCGTGCCCGGTCCAAAACCACAGTACCTACTACCACAAGAACAACAAGAGCATCGGCATCTAGACTTAACCAGACTGACCATACCTCACCTAATGACGACACATCAGCTCACCGAACTTCGAAAGATAGTAACTCACCCCAGGCCGATACAGAGATGCAACATTCTCAAGACATGACAAACATCTTGCGCCAAATTGATAACAGTGATACACTACGGGGCCAAG ATGCTTTAGTGTGCTCTAATGGTCCAACTAATCCAAAAACCTCAATGAGAGTCAAACGTAGACCAACCATGGGGCAGGGTTTAGATGATTATGCAAAAAGAAATGgagggatgaagatgaagattgaTTTCTCAGCTGGCAGAGTGAGGCCTCTTGACCCTGTCCAAGCAGCCAAGCTTGCTTCTCAATGTGGTGTACACGTCCGCAGCAACATCATGCATGTTGCTACACATTGGAATGATTATAGCAAAGAAGACCTAGCCCATCATATTCCTAAAGCTATTGGTCATGTTGCG AAAAACTTTGAAATGGATCCAAAAGATGAGGTGTCCAAAGGTGTATGCACAAAGATACTCCAGAAGGGTGTTCGGCAACAGCGATATATCTTGAAGAGGGATTATTTTAATGGTCGTACCCGTGAAGAAGCGCTATCTCGTAAGCCACCCAAAGTTAGTCAACATAATTGGGAAACTCTTGTGAATAAATGGTCAGATGAAAGAAACAAG AAAATTTGTGCCAAGAATAAGGAGAACCGAGAAGGTGTTAAGCATCACCAAACTACAGGCTCTAGGTCTTATCCTTCTCATTTCCACCAACTT AAAAAAGACAAGTACAACAATGAGGATCCTAGTCCCATTGAGTTTTTCAAAGAGACCCATACCAATAGAAAGACGGGATGCATGAGCACAGCTGCGCTTGAAGCTTAT ACTGATATGGAAAACAAAAGGAGTGAAGCGCTTGAGCACCCGGTGTCTGGTACACATATTGTGGCTGAAGTTCTAAAGGAGCATAGCTCCTCAAGCACCTTCCTTTCTACCATGGGGTATCAATCAAGATCTGGGAGGTCTAGGACATCAGCTTCTGAAGAACGCGTCCGAGAGTTAGAAGGGAAAGTCGAACAACAGAAGATAGAAGCAATAGAGGCAAATGCGATGTACCAACAACAGTTAAACGAGAGAGGTAAAACGCAAGAAGCTGCACTTGGAGAGATGCAAAGGAAGCAACAAGAAGAATTGGTGGCTATGAAGAAGATCCAAGAAGAGAAAAATAAAGCATATGAAAAGAAGCAAGCGGAGCAAGACAGCCTTATTAGCTTCCTCTTACGGAAACATGCAACTCAAAACTAG